The following coding sequences lie in one Klebsiella huaxiensis genomic window:
- a CDS encoding ShlB/FhaC/HecB family hemolysin secretion/activation protein gives MPVQSAFPCALFSAAILLVFPVSLAAAPLSPADHNTIEQQQKALLEQAQQQRDSLQGASSPPRLPDEPALSENSRCYALQRVEVSGVTVLSRSAQTRFAAVPARGCMTFQDIRQRVRDITQTYLEKGYITSSAWLPEQNISTGRLNIAVTEGRVESVRVDGEKEAALRMVFPGVEGQVLNLRDLEQGLERLNRLSSRQLTIDILPGSTAGYSQVQLIPTSPRFPVSLTFGADNSGQKSTGRGQMNAGLVADNLLRLADQWSLSAARDSEFHHDRRSRSLQAGVTLPYGYWLFSAQYGWSDFYQPVSTGQSSARWRYDGSVQTQRATVNRTLWRDGKQRLALDVDFTRRKTENSLGGVRLNVSSPTLTSLTTGLNYSRSLAGGWLTVGPAFAHGLGIAGATEDDPAHPSLPRSEYRRFSLNGSWFYPVTPSLYWLTSAYGQTTPDTLYASERISVGGQYSVRGFKEQYLTGNRGGYWRNELTWQWLTLPRLGTLSLTGALDAGHVMSENGKIAGGNVVGSSLGLELSGRWFTQSLSVGFPLAWPDSLSPDKPVVYWQATLRL, from the coding sequence ATGCCTGTGCAATCTGCTTTCCCCTGCGCGCTTTTCAGCGCCGCTATTCTGCTGGTTTTCCCCGTTTCACTGGCGGCTGCACCGCTAAGCCCGGCTGACCATAATACTATTGAGCAGCAGCAAAAAGCGTTGCTGGAACAGGCTCAGCAGCAGCGTGACTCACTGCAGGGGGCTTCGTCACCTCCGCGTCTGCCTGATGAACCAGCGCTGAGCGAAAACAGCCGTTGTTATGCGCTTCAGCGCGTGGAGGTCTCCGGCGTGACGGTGCTCTCTCGTTCGGCGCAAACGCGCTTCGCCGCAGTTCCGGCGCGTGGTTGTATGACGTTTCAGGATATCCGCCAGCGCGTTCGGGACATCACCCAGACCTATCTCGAAAAAGGCTACATCACTTCCAGCGCCTGGCTACCGGAACAGAATATCTCCACAGGAAGGCTGAACATTGCCGTGACCGAAGGGCGAGTGGAATCGGTCCGCGTCGACGGCGAAAAAGAAGCGGCGTTGCGAATGGTCTTTCCCGGCGTGGAAGGGCAGGTGCTGAACCTGCGCGATCTGGAGCAGGGGCTTGAGCGCCTCAACCGACTTTCTTCCCGCCAGTTAACTATCGATATCCTGCCGGGAAGTACCGCCGGATACTCGCAGGTTCAGCTGATCCCGACCAGCCCCCGCTTTCCCGTCAGCCTGACGTTTGGAGCGGACAACAGCGGGCAAAAAAGCACCGGACGCGGGCAGATGAACGCCGGGCTGGTGGCGGACAACCTGCTGCGGCTGGCGGACCAGTGGTCGCTCTCCGCCGCCCGCGACAGCGAGTTTCACCACGATCGCCGCAGCCGCAGCCTGCAGGCGGGCGTCACCCTGCCTTATGGCTACTGGCTTTTCAGTGCGCAGTACGGCTGGTCCGACTTTTATCAGCCTGTTTCGACAGGGCAGTCATCCGCCCGCTGGCGTTATGACGGTAGCGTGCAGACTCAGCGTGCGACGGTGAACCGTACCCTGTGGCGCGATGGCAAACAGCGGCTGGCTCTGGATGTTGATTTCACCCGCCGCAAAACCGAAAACAGCCTCGGCGGCGTGCGTCTGAACGTCAGCAGTCCAACGCTCACTAGTCTGACTACCGGCCTTAACTACAGTCGCTCGCTGGCGGGCGGCTGGCTGACGGTCGGTCCCGCTTTCGCTCATGGTCTGGGCATCGCCGGAGCAACGGAAGACGACCCGGCGCATCCGTCGCTCCCGCGCAGTGAATATCGCCGTTTCAGCCTTAACGGCAGCTGGTTTTATCCCGTGACACCTTCTCTGTACTGGCTGACCTCCGCATACGGCCAGACCACCCCCGACACCCTCTATGCCAGCGAGCGCATCTCCGTTGGCGGTCAGTATTCGGTCAGAGGCTTTAAGGAGCAGTATCTGACCGGCAACCGTGGCGGCTACTGGCGTAATGAGCTGACCTGGCAGTGGCTGACCCTACCGCGATTGGGGACGCTGTCGCTGACTGGTGCGCTGGATGCGGGTCATGTGATGAGCGAGAACGGAAAAATTGCCGGCGGCAACGTAGTCGGATCTTCTCTGGGACTGGAGCTGAGCGGGCGCTGGTTTACGCAGTCGCTCTCCGTGGGCTTCCCGCTCGCCTGGCCCGATTCGCTGAGCCCGGATAAACCGGTGGTTTATTGGCAGGCCACCCTCAGGCTTTAA
- the hpxK gene encoding allantoate amidohydrolase, translating to MSQTTRQQAEIQQAAARVMARADELAAISETPEGLTRVYLSPQHLQANQQAALWMTQAGMTVWQDSVGNICGRYEGEQEGAPAILLGSHLDTVRNAGRYDGMLGVLTAIEVVHSLHQQGRRLKKAIEIVGFCDEEGTRFGITLLGSRGLTGTWPESWLAQTDTDGVSVAQAMVLAGLDPARIHLAARSQEEIAAYLELHIEQGPCLEQEGLALGVVEAINGARRLNCCFTGEAGHAGTVPMSHRKDALAAAAEWMVLVETLTREQGGNLVATVGTLRCAPGAVNVIPGEVTLTLDIRGPNDQPLDALLNRLLASAQEIAARRQLQFSAEEFYRIAATACDSELQRVLSEAVQEVQGVAVSLPSGAGHDAIAIAERWPSAMLFVRCKGGISHHPAESVTADDVALAIDAYSRAVLKL from the coding sequence ATGAGTCAAACAACACGCCAGCAGGCGGAGATACAGCAGGCCGCAGCGCGGGTTATGGCCCGCGCCGATGAGCTGGCCGCAATCAGCGAAACGCCGGAGGGATTGACCCGAGTTTATTTGTCGCCCCAGCATCTGCAGGCCAACCAGCAGGCGGCGCTGTGGATGACCCAGGCCGGAATGACCGTCTGGCAGGACAGCGTCGGCAATATTTGCGGGCGCTACGAAGGTGAACAGGAAGGCGCACCGGCTATCCTGCTGGGGTCGCATCTTGATACCGTGCGCAACGCCGGGCGCTACGATGGCATGCTCGGCGTACTGACGGCGATTGAGGTGGTGCACAGTTTGCACCAACAGGGGCGGCGGCTGAAAAAGGCTATCGAGATTGTCGGTTTTTGCGATGAAGAGGGGACGCGGTTTGGCATTACGCTGCTCGGCAGCCGCGGGCTGACCGGTACCTGGCCTGAGAGCTGGCTGGCGCAGACCGATACCGATGGCGTTAGCGTGGCGCAGGCGATGGTGCTGGCCGGGCTGGATCCGGCGCGTATTCACCTTGCCGCCCGCAGCCAGGAGGAGATTGCCGCCTATCTGGAGTTGCATATCGAGCAGGGGCCGTGTCTGGAGCAGGAAGGGCTGGCGCTGGGCGTGGTGGAGGCTATCAACGGCGCACGCCGCCTGAACTGCTGCTTTACCGGCGAGGCAGGGCACGCCGGGACGGTGCCAATGAGCCATCGCAAAGATGCGCTGGCCGCCGCCGCCGAGTGGATGGTGCTGGTAGAGACTCTGACCCGCGAGCAGGGTGGGAATCTGGTTGCTACGGTAGGGACGCTGCGCTGCGCCCCGGGCGCGGTTAACGTGATCCCCGGCGAAGTGACGCTGACCCTCGATATTCGCGGGCCGAACGACCAGCCGCTCGATGCGCTGTTGAACAGGCTACTAGCGAGTGCGCAGGAAATTGCTGCCCGCCGCCAGCTGCAGTTCAGCGCCGAAGAGTTTTACCGCATTGCCGCCACCGCCTGCGATAGCGAATTGCAGCGGGTATTAAGCGAGGCGGTGCAGGAGGTGCAGGGGGTGGCAGTTAGCCTGCCGAGCGGCGCCGGGCATGACGCCATCGCTATCGCCGAACGTTGGCCGTCAGCGATGCTGTTTGTGCGCTGCAAAGGCGGCATCAGCCATCACCCCGCCGAGTCGGTCACCGCCGACGATGTGGCGCTGGCGATAGACGCGTACTCGCGCGCGGTGTTGAAGCTGTAA